In one window of Syntrophales bacterium DNA:
- a CDS encoding phosphomannose isomerase type II C-terminal cupin domain: MQTPDKETADQKIDSDHRPWGFYEILSDAADSKVKRITVYPGQRLSLQRHFHRSEHWYVISGKAVVTRNGEEISLTSCQSVDLPVLTWHRIRNIGTENVVFIEVQTGDYFGEDDIERSEDDYGRV; encoded by the coding sequence ATGCAAACACCTGACAAAGAAACTGCCGACCAGAAGATAGACAGCGACCATCGCCCCTGGGGCTTTTACGAAATTCTCTCCGACGCGGCGGACAGCAAGGTAAAGCGGATTACCGTCTATCCGGGCCAGCGTCTCAGCCTCCAGCGCCACTTCCACCGTTCGGAACACTGGTACGTGATCAGCGGCAAGGCCGTTGTGACCAGAAACGGCGAGGAGATCAGCCTGACCTCCTGTCAATCCGTGGATTTGCCGGTACTCACCTGGCACCGTATCCGCAACATCGGCACGGAAAATGTGGTTTTTATCGAGGTTCAGACCGGCGACTATTTCGGAGAGGACGATATCGAACGCTCGGAAGACGACTACGGGAGGGTTTAA
- a CDS encoding ATP-binding cassette domain-containing protein, translated as MLELRDLCFSVTEKDEKNGEKRRDIIDKMNFTFEAGKFYAITGPNGSGKTTLSKLIMGINQPSAGSIHFEGKDISAMTIAERANAGIAYSFQQPARFKGITFRDLLSVAAKTENEERLIGIVRRVGICPLSFLDKPVDATLSGGEIKKIELATTIARNPKLAIYDEPDTGIDLWTIMPMVNLLKKEQSERHTTTIVVSHNRSFLEVADNILIIDQGKLMYQGNLANALPMLNDFRICSFSPCPCPEGEKDAQCFR; from the coding sequence ATGCTGGAATTAAGGGATTTGTGTTTTTCCGTAACTGAAAAGGACGAGAAAAACGGAGAAAAAAGGCGTGATATCATTGACAAAATGAATTTCACTTTTGAAGCGGGGAAGTTCTATGCGATCACCGGTCCCAACGGCAGCGGCAAGACGACCTTGTCCAAGCTGATCATGGGGATAAACCAGCCGTCCGCGGGGAGCATCCATTTCGAGGGGAAAGACATCTCGGCTATGACGATCGCCGAGCGGGCGAATGCCGGAATTGCTTACAGTTTTCAGCAGCCGGCTCGCTTCAAGGGGATAACGTTCCGGGACCTCCTGTCGGTTGCCGCCAAGACGGAGAACGAGGAAAGGCTCATCGGGATTGTCAGAAGAGTGGGAATTTGTCCCCTTTCGTTTCTCGATAAGCCGGTTGACGCGACGCTTTCCGGGGGCGAAATCAAGAAGATAGAGCTGGCGACAACGATTGCCCGAAATCCCAAGCTTGCCATCTATGACGAACCGGATACCGGGATTGACCTCTGGACCATTATGCCGATGGTTAACCTTCTGAAAAAAGAGCAGAGCGAGCGCCATACCACGACGATTGTCGTCAGCCACAACCGTTCCTTTCTGGAGGTCGCTGACAACATCCTGATTATTGATCAGGGTAAATTAATGTATCAGGGGAACCTGGCAAATGCCCTGCCGATGCTGAACGATTTCAGGATATGCAGTTTCAGCCCCTGCCCGTGCCCGGAAGGAGAAAAAGATGCTCAGTGCTTTAGATAA